GTATTTCGAGATCGCATGAATATACGGATTCGTCGGCGTTTGTCCCTGCAACATTATATGAACCGACAGGATTTGCTGTCTCCGAACTAAGAACGTACCTGAAATCATAATCAGTGTCGTGCATAGGCCCTTTGAAAGCATTTTCAAGACCTCTTATTCCGGATATTGTCGCCCAGTACCCCTTGAGATTCTCACCTTCTACTTTATATATAACGGCACCGAGATCAGAATTGCTTTCGTCGGTGTAAGCCACGGCAAAGTAGTATCCGCTTTGGATTCCAACTCCGAAATAATATTCTTCCCCTCCGAAAAGCCAATTAACTTCGTATGCTCCTCCGTGTTCAATTATTTCGAGCTGGCCCTCGTATTCGTTTTCTCCGTTTGTGCCCCATATATCGTATGTGCCTTCCAAAGAAGCGGCTGTCAGCGAGCTATACGGCAATAAAAACAAAACGGCCGTTAAAATTCCAAACAAATCTTTCATATCAGTCCTCCCGCTGTTAAGGTTCAATTCCAAACCAGGAAGCAATCGTGCCTAAATTCTGATCAACCGCGTAGGCGACAAACTCAAGATTGCTCAAAAGGTCAGTTTTTGTCACTAGATGATAAGGCATTTCGACTTGCATAAAAAGATATCCCTCCTCAGAAAGTCCCAGTTTCAGCTGGTTCATCTGATAGTTGGCGAGGGCGACTTGTTTGAACGCGTCTGCAGGATAAGACGACGGGACTTCAAAAAGGGGTGTCATGATCAAGACCCATTTATCTTCGACAGTCAGAATGCCAATGTTTATTGTTCCTCCCAGACTCGAAGAATAAGGCACGATCCAGGTGTTTTCATCGGGCATTTCATAAAAAATGCTGTCTGACTCAAGCCAGTTTGAAATCGGATGAGCAAACGACAATACCGGAACAAGTAAAAAGGCAAAGAAAAAAAATTTCATCAGCATCCCTCCTGATTTTTTCAAGCAGAGTAATTCTCAAAAACATCAAACGCTACAAGTAACAAATCAATCGTAGTTAGATAATTATCCACAACACGGCGTAACTGTCAATCACAATGAGAGAAAGTCAATTTAAGTGTTGACAATCACATCAAAAAAAAATAAAATCCTTTCTTGAAAATACGGGCGGTTAGCTCAGTTTGGTCAGAGCGCTTGCTTGACATGCAAGAGGCCACAGGTTCAAGTCCTGTATCGCCCACCATATTATTGCGGTAATCCGCCGTTTGTTCAATGAAATTCAAGGAGATACGCATGAAGGCTTATGAATTATTGAAAAAAGACAATTACTCGGTTTTCTGCAAAGGAGAACCGGTAGACCTCGACGATGAAATCGCCGAAATAGACTCGTGTTCACCCCTGCCGTTTTCAGACGAAAGATGCAGAAAGATTTTCTGGCATTCCTCGTCTCACGTCCTCGCTCAGGCAGTTTTGCGGCTTTTCCCCGGCACCAAACTCGGTGTTGGCCCGGCCGTTGAGGAAGGATTTTATTACGATTTCATCCCGCCGAAACCGTTCACTCCCGACGATCTTGCGGCCATAGAAAAAGAAATGCAGAAAATAATCTGTGAAAATCTTTTAGTAAAAAAAACAATGGTCGAGAAAAATGAATTGATAAAAATCTTGAAAAAGCAAGGGCAGGATCTGAAAATTGAACTCATCGATGAACTGGAAGGTCCGCTCAGTTATTATTCTCAGGGTGATTTCTTCGATCTTTGCAAGGGACCCCACTTGAGATCGACCGGATTCGTGGGGTACGTTAAGGTTCTCAGCGTCGCCGCGGCGTATTGGAAAGGCGACGAAAAAAATCTTTCGATGCAGAGAGTGTACGCAGTTGCTTTCCCGACAAAAGAACTTCTCGATGAACATCTTGAAAAGCTCGAGCAGGCGAAGCTCAGAGACCACAGAAAAATCGGAAAAGTCATGAACGTATTCAGCATAGAAGAAGAAGGAGGACAGGGACTGATCTACTGGCACGAAGCTGGAAGCGTAATAAGGGAAGAAATTGAAAACCTCTGGATAAACGAGCACAGGAGGCGCGGATACGGTTTTGTCAGGACTCCTCACATTGCAAGATCGGAATTGTGGAGACAATCGGGCCATCTCGATTATTACAGTGAAAACATGTTTTTCGTCGAAGACGGAGAATTCGTTTTAAAACCGATGAACTGTCCTGAACATATTCTCATATTCAAAAAGAACAAGAAAAGCTACAAAGATCTTCCCTACAAAATGGCCGAACTGGGAACAGTATACAGAAAAGAAAGGTCCGGAGTGCTCCACGGAATGCTGAGGGTCAGAGGATTCACTCAGGATGACGCTCACATTTTCTGTACCGCCGATCAGATAGAACATGAAATAACCGGTGTTCTCAATCTGGCTCTCGGCTGGATAGAAAGATTCGGGTACGAAAAGTATTCGATCGAACTCAGTTTGAGGGATCCTTCGGAGACCGGGAAGTACGCGGGTGATGACCAGAGCTGGCAGATAGCTGAATCTGCACTCAAGACCGCCCTCGAAAAAAACGGCCTACCGTTCAAGGATATGCCCGGAGAAGCAGTTTTTTACGGCCCAAAAATTGATTTCAAACTGTTCGACGCCATAGGAAGATCATGGCAGGGGACCACCATACAGCTTGATTTCAACCTACCTAAAAGATTCAACCTCGTCTATATCGATTCGGAGGGCAAAGAACAGACGGTCATAATGATTCACCGTGCCATAATGGGATCTGTGGAGAGGTTCATCGGAGGTCTGATAGAACACTATTCGGGAAGATTCCCCTTCTGGCTTTCTCCGGAGCAGGTCAGGGTCATACCGATAACTCAGGATCAGCACGCCGCCGCTTTCGATCTTGTGAAATTGATGGAAAAAAACGGGATCAGAAGTTCCGCTGACACGAGAAATGAAAAGATAGGTCACAAGATCAGAGACGCCGAAACTTCTCACGTCCCATTCATGGCTGTAATCGGCAAGAAGGAAATTCAGTCCGGATCCGTTTCTCTGAGAGAATCTCAGGGAAAAGAAATAGGCTTGCTGTCTTGCCAATCCCTGATAGAATTATCTATTGAACGCATTAAAGAGGGCAGAGCAAACTTAAAAAAATAAGGAGGTCATTATCACGTCTTCGCCGAGAGGTTATAAAAGTGTTCAGGTCAATCATTCAATAAAGAGCCCGACAGTGAGAGTTGTAGACGAAAACGGGAAATATGTGGGCATTATGGACATCAAAACAGCCGTCGACACCGCCATTGAAAGAGGCTACGATCTTGTGATGATATCCGAAGCGGCCACTCCCCCCGTCTGCAAAATAATCGATTTCGGGAAATTCAAGTTTGACGAAAAAAAGAAACTCAAAGAAGCACAGCACAAACAGACAACGATAAAAGTCAAAGAACTGAGGATGAGACCGGGAATAGACGAACACGACTATAAAGTAAAACTTGAAAAAGCCAAGTCCTTTCTCTCTCAGGGTAAAGACGGGAAACAGACAAAATCCCCCCTATCTAACAAGAAAAACAAAGTGAAATTTATAGTCCGGCTTTTCGGACGAGAAATGGCTCACTCTGAACTCGGAATGGCCGTTCTTAATAAATTCATCGAGGATCTAAACGAAATTGGTACAGTTGAACAAAATCCGATTCAGGAAGGCCGGGTAATCAGCATGATTATCTCGCCTAAAAAAATGGAGGGCAAACAAAATGCCAAAAATTAAAACCAACAAATCTGCAGCAAAAAGGCTTAAAGTCACAAAAAACGGTAAAATAAAAAGATGGCAATCGTTCACTGGGCATCTGAAAACGGGTAAAACCGCAGGCAGAAGAAGAAAACTCAGATCGTCAACTCTTGTTTCAAAGGCCAATCTCGCCAAAACAAAAATGCTAATACCATACGCTTGAGGAGGAAAGGACATGCCACGCGCAACAAACAATCCCGCATCGCGGTCGAGACATAAAAAAATACTGAAACTCGCGAAAGGTTTTTACGGAGTAAGGCATTCGAGGTTCAAATCAGCCAATCAAGCGGTGATGAGGGCTGGAATAAACGCCTTCGCAGACAGAAGAAAGAAAAAAAGAGATTTCAGAAGGCTCTGGATAACGAGAATATCCGCTTCCTGCCAGAACGAAGGCATCTCGTACTCGAAATTCATGTGCGGTTTGAGCAAAGCGGGTATTCAGGTGAACCGCAAGATAATTGCCGAAATCGCGGCGAAAGATTATGAAGCCTTCAGCGATCTGGTTAAAATCGCTCAAAAATCCCTTTCTTAGGGCAACGGCTCTCTCAGCGCTGTTATTTTTTTCGGCGCCGTCCTGCTCGAAGGGAAAAACCGAAGATATTCTTTCCCAACCTGGCAATATCCAAAGATGGGCTAAGGGTCAATGGAGCGAATACGAAATTCACAAGGGCGATAAAGAGTTCGTAGTCAGATATACAATCATCGGAAAAGACGACGCCGACACCGGGCTTTTCTGGATAGAGTCCGTCGTCAAAACACCTGAAGATTCATTTCTCTGGCAGGCGCTCGTTCCGGAGTATTTCATGGGTAATCCGAAAGAACTTGTCATTGTCGATTTGACTCAAAGCAGACTCGAAGCTCTCGCCATTCCGCTGGGGAAAAAATGCAACACGGATTTTCTAATAGGCTCTTTTGATCCTGAAAATTTAAAGAGACTCGGTTTCGAAACGGACTTCATAAATACTCCGGCGGGTAAATTCTATTCTCTTCATTGTCAGCTGATGATTGAAGACAAACCCGCGAGCGTATGGATAAGCAGTAAAGCTCCTATTTTCGGACTTATCACCTGGGAATCACAAAATGAGGTAAGGACTTTGATCAATTTCGGATACGACGGTAAATCTGTTCTTCCTCCCGACATAGTCAGAATGCAGATAGGACCTGCCGATTTTTCCAAACCCGTTTTCAGGAACAATCTGGTTACTTTCGTCAGCGACACAACCGGCTCAGTCGGAGATTCTCTTTGACGGCAGTTTCCTACTCAAAAGTCAACTGGAGGTTTCATGAACGGGGATAAACTTTCTCTGATTTCAGAAAAAATCGAACATCTTATTAGGAAGATTGAGTATCTGAAAAAGGAAAATGAGGCATTCAGGATAAAAGTAAATGAATCGGAAATAGACGAAAAATCACTCTACGCGAAGATCGATGAACTTGAAAACGAAATCAGCGCTCTGAAAACAACAGTCGAAGAAAAATCCGAAAAACTTCAATACCTGACCGGAAAAAACGACGAATTGACTGAAGCGGTGCAAAAAACTTCGGCCGTAATTGACGAAGTGCTTTTGAAACTCGAAGGAATTTCCGAATGAAAAGGATTGACAGTTTATTTAGAAGCTTTATTATTTCGCCGTTTCCGGAGCCAAAATGGACGACGGCGTCATAGAAACTGTCATTGACGGCAAAAAAATATCGCTAAAAGTTACCGAAAATCTGGACGTCGTAAAAAAGGCCATTGAAACAGTCAGAAAAGAACTCGCAGAAATAAAAAACGGTTCTCCCTCTCCAATATCCCGCGAAGATGCTTTCCTGCTCACAGCTCTCAACATCGCAGGCTATCTCATCAAGGAAAGATCCCGGGAATTAAGTCAGATCGAAGAATTAAGCCCTGAACTGCTGGAAAAAATAGAAAAGGCTATCGGCTGATTTATAAATAAGCTCTTTCGACATGTTTTATTTGTTCTCCCAGAAATCTTTCGGCTAATCCTATGAAGTTGGGCGGAATATCGCTCAGGAAAAATTTTTCCCATCCTTCTGATTTCTGCTCCGATAATATTTCATTGCTTTCGAGAGTCGCTTTCAAAAGAGACGAGACCTCATCAGCCGAGTCCACAAGTGAAACATGAGGACCGACCGCTTCTTTTATTGTGTTTTTCAAAAGAGGATAATGAGTGCATCCAAGTACGAGCGTGTCTATATCATTGGCAGAGAGAGGCGACAGATATTGTCTCGCGGCAATCAGTGCCAGTTCAGTGTTCTCCCACCCCTCTTCTACTATAGGAACGAAAAGAGGGCACGCCTGTGTGAAAACCTTAACAGCGGAATCATTCTTTCTGATATGTTCCGTGTAAGCGCCGCTCGATATCGTCGCCGAAGTTCCTATCACACCGACCCTCGAGTTTGAAGTTTTACGGCAAGCCGCTTTAGCACCGGGTTCCAGCACTCCGATTATCGGGACACTGTAACTGCCTGAAATCTTGTCCAGTGCTATTGCCGAGACAGTATTGCAGGCGGCGATTATCACCTTTACGTCTTTAGAAAGAAGAAAGCCGACATCCTCCTGGGCAAATCTCATGATTGCCTCTCTCGACTTTGTTCCGTAAGGAACCCTTGCGGTGTCGCCGAAATAAATAATGTTTTCAGCCTTCAAAGCCTTTCTGACAGCTTTGACGACAGTTAGACCGCCCACTCCCGAATCGAATATGCCGATGGGTTTGTCTTTTATTCCCACTTTTTTCTCCTTATGTCTCTTTCTACATCAGCTTTTTTTATGGCTTCCCTCTTATCGTACAATTTTTTTCCTCTCGCGACGCCTATTTCGATTTTGACCATGTTTTTCGTGTTGAAATATATCATGAGCGGAACGGCTGTCAGGCCCTCCTGCTCTATTTTGGCTTTCAGTCTGAATATCTCTTTTCTGTTCAGGAGAAGTTTTCTTTTTCTCATGGGGTCCGGGACATAAGCGGATGATTTATCATAAACAGGTATAAGAACCGCCAGCAGATAGGCTTCCCCATCAATTATCCTCACGTAGCCTTCTCCGAGACTGCACGATCCTTCCCTGAGCGATTTTACTTCGGATCCTACGAGAGCTATTCCAGCTTCTATTTTATTCATAATAGTGTAATCGTGATATGCTCGTCTGTTTTTAGATATGATTTTTTTAACTTCACTCATCGTTTTTTTCTTTTTTCCTGTATATAACTATTTTTCTGCCTATTACGCGTACTATTTCCGAAGAAGTTTTGGCAGATATCTCTTCGGCGGCTGTTTTGAGTTCTATCAGAGAATTCTTGTTTATCTCGATTTTGACCAATTCACGGGCGCTGAGAGCTTTCCCGATTTCTGTTATCAAAATTTCCGTGATGCCGGATTTACCGATACTGAAGATCGGTTTAAATTTTGATGCCGCCGAGATCAAATTCTTTCTTGTTTTCGCGTCCATCGATCAATCCTTCAAAGTTGTCACTTCAGATGGTTTTGCAAGTAAAGGTAATTAGGCGTCAGTCGGCCCCTGTGGGTTATTACTGCGTTCTTTATCTCGCCAGGCAATTCGAGGTTTTCAAAAGGAAGGTTAAAATCAGCTTCCGCGATTTCAGGAATAAACTTCATAAGAACACGGCTGAAAAAATTCGACGATTCGAGCGGAAGCTCGCTCGGAAGTATATCAACTGCGAGGATAACTATTCCTTCGCCTTCTATACCGTCAGAAATGTTCCCGTCGGAAGGGTTGTATACAAAAACAGGATCGCCCGGACCTGTTGTTTTAACAGTTATCTCCACTCCACCGGCTATGTCGCAACTGACATCTCCTATCACTTTTAGTTTTCTGGATCCTGATTTCCAAAGCCTTTTGGCATTTTCTGACGTAAAAGTTCTGGGATATCTATCGTCCCAATAACTTCCGTTTACGAGCACCGATATTTCTCCGGAATATTTTTCGAAAACACATTCGTACTGTCCGGGATTTTCGTAATAATGATTCAGATCGAATTTAATCTTCGGATCTTTTCTGACAAAAAGATCCTCTTCCCTGAAAACCGTCTTGTAAACGTTACGCCTGGAATAATCTGCCGACGAGAGTTTCAGGAGTTCTTCCGGCGAAATTGATACGACGGGAAGAAGATCGAAAATTTCCTGAGCTCCCGACGAAACATTTCCATAACCCGTAAACGCTACCGTCAAAGGAGATATTATCTCCGGCAAACCGTCTTTTTTTATGGCTTCTCCGGCAAGTTTGACGTCGTTTTTAACTTCCTCAAGGTCTTTGTATTCCAACGCTCTTTTTATATTCCTGAAAGGAGTGCTTATCCCTTCGTATGAAAGCCTCTTTCCAAGAGCCCACAAAGTGTCAATCGCACCGGCGAGTCCGGCGTATCTTCCAAAAAAGATGAGTCTTTTACCCTGATCGTCCTTTATGGTTTCGTAGTCAATCAGGGTTATGTTTTTCTTCAGTATTTCTTTGAGCATTTCCATGTTGTACTTCTGCCCTTTGATTACGTGGGCGAAAAACATGTAAACTTTTTCTTCAAGGAGATATTCAGGCTTGACTTCCTTTATCCCGAGGATCAGATCCGCTTCTATACCTGTGAAGTTATCTACCGATTCGGCTCCTACCTTCTCGTATTCTTCAACAGGGATAATCCTGTCCCGCGATTTTTCGACAAAAACCTTCAATCCTGATTCGATCAGTTTTTTTACGTCGTTTGGCACGATAGGGCTTCTCTTTTCAAAAGGTCCCTTGTTCTCTCTTCTGATGCCGATTTTTTTCATATCATTCTCCAATCAATTTAATCTCATTGCAAAGTCCTCAGGTATCCAGCCTTCGAGGCTTCCGAAATCAACCTTCAACCAGATCCCTCTTTCATCCTTAAATTCAACAACGTCTCCGGGTTCAAGTTCCAGAGGATATGAAGAACCGTAAAGAGGCTGCTCTCTCAGGGGAATTTTTGACAATATAAAAGCTTTTTCCGTTCGGTGAATTCTATCGAGTTTACTTGAAGTTAAAAAAAACGGCAGGCTCAAAGTGAACACCAAAGCGGTGGCGATGGTGAGGTTTTTTCTCTGTTTGAAAAGGTTTGCAAGCGCGATCACGGAAGCCGAAACGACTAAAACCAGACCCGCCCACTTAAAAAGAGGTCTGAACGGCAGAAAATAATACTCGGGTCTGATAATCAATTTTTTCCCGATTTTATCGTAGGATTTTTCAAGCGCGGACCTGGTTTCGCGATCGAATGGATTTCTCATAAAAACAGCGTAAAAATAACCCGCGGCTCTCTCGTAATCGCCGGAGTTGTACAACCGTGAACCTTCGGTGTACAAATTATTCTCTGTGCTCATCCGGATGTGATCCGCACCGGTTCGTACGGTAAAAACGAAACTGCTAACAAATATAAATATTACAGTCATTTCTTCTCTTTCATTATTGTGTAATCAGGTCCTTGGAAACACAGGCATTATATAGGAATTGACTCTTTAAATCCATCACAAAGAACTATAAACGCTTGTCTGAAAAGAACAAGTGGTATAAAATTCAAAACATGGATTTTAACCGAGCAAGTCAAATATCCGGCGGCTTTTCCGGAAAAGCGGTTGTCGTAATAGGCGACGTCATGCTTGACGAGTATATCTGGGGCAATGTCGACAGGATATCTCCCGAAGCTCCCGTCCCAGTTGTCGATGTAGTGAAAGAATCATACCAGCTGGGCGGAGCGGCAAATGTCGCTCATAACTTAAAAGCCCTCGGCGCCGAGGTTATTCCTGTCGGAACGATAGGCCGTGACACGGCGGGAGAAAAGCTAGCGGAAATTTTGGCATCTCTATCAATATCCTGCGACGGAATTTTTAGAGAAAAAGACAGAAACACAACTCAGAAAACAAGAATAATTGCCCACTCTCAGCAAGTCGTAAGAGTTGACAGAGAGAAAAGATCGGCCATAACACGAAGCACTTCCGAAGCTGTAATCGGATTTGTCGAAAAAACAATACCGCGTTGTGATGCTGTTTTGTTTGAGGATTACGACAAAGGACTTCTCGGAGGCGAACTGGTGAAAATCATTTTAAACGTCGCTTCTTCAAATTTGAAACCTGTATTCGTCGATCCGAAATTCGACAATTTTTTTGAATACAGAAACGTTAAATTATTCAAGCCGAACCAGAAAGAATTGTCGAAAGCAACCGGCTTGAAATGCTCGACGGAGGAAGAAATCCGGATAGCAGTGTCGGTCGTCATAGACAGAATCGG
This is a stretch of genomic DNA from candidate division WOR-3 bacterium. It encodes these proteins:
- the thrS gene encoding threonine--tRNA ligase; amino-acid sequence: MKAYELLKKDNYSVFCKGEPVDLDDEIAEIDSCSPLPFSDERCRKIFWHSSSHVLAQAVLRLFPGTKLGVGPAVEEGFYYDFIPPKPFTPDDLAAIEKEMQKIICENLLVKKTMVEKNELIKILKKQGQDLKIELIDELEGPLSYYSQGDFFDLCKGPHLRSTGFVGYVKVLSVAAAYWKGDEKNLSMQRVYAVAFPTKELLDEHLEKLEQAKLRDHRKIGKVMNVFSIEEEGGQGLIYWHEAGSVIREEIENLWINEHRRRGYGFVRTPHIARSELWRQSGHLDYYSENMFFVEDGEFVLKPMNCPEHILIFKKNKKSYKDLPYKMAELGTVYRKERSGVLHGMLRVRGFTQDDAHIFCTADQIEHEITGVLNLALGWIERFGYEKYSIELSLRDPSETGKYAGDDQSWQIAESALKTALEKNGLPFKDMPGEAVFYGPKIDFKLFDAIGRSWQGTTIQLDFNLPKRFNLVYIDSEGKEQTVIMIHRAIMGSVERFIGGLIEHYSGRFPFWLSPEQVRVIPITQDQHAAAFDLVKLMEKNGIRSSADTRNEKIGHKIRDAETSHVPFMAVIGKKEIQSGSVSLRESQGKEIGLLSCQSLIELSIERIKEGRANLKK
- the infC gene encoding translation initiation factor IF-3 translates to MTSSPRGYKSVQVNHSIKSPTVRVVDENGKYVGIMDIKTAVDTAIERGYDLVMISEAATPPVCKIIDFGKFKFDEKKKLKEAQHKQTTIKVKELRMRPGIDEHDYKVKLEKAKSFLSQGKDGKQTKSPLSNKKNKVKFIVRLFGREMAHSELGMAVLNKFIEDLNEIGTVEQNPIQEGRVISMIISPKKMEGKQNAKN
- the rpmI gene encoding 50S ribosomal protein L35 — translated: MPKIKTNKSAAKRLKVTKNGKIKRWQSFTGHLKTGKTAGRRRKLRSSTLVSKANLAKTKMLIPYA
- the rplT gene encoding 50S ribosomal protein L20, whose amino-acid sequence is MPRATNNPASRSRHKKILKLAKGFYGVRHSRFKSANQAVMRAGINAFADRRKKKRDFRRLWITRISASCQNEGISYSKFMCGLSKAGIQVNRKIIAEIAAKDYEAFSDLVKIAQKSLS
- a CDS encoding cell division protein ZapA yields the protein MDDGVIETVIDGKKISLKVTENLDVVKKAIETVRKELAEIKNGSPSPISREDAFLLTALNIAGYLIKERSRELSQIEELSPELLEKIEKAIG
- a CDS encoding glutamate racemase, whose translation is MKDKPIGIFDSGVGGLTVVKAVRKALKAENIIYFGDTARVPYGTKSREAIMRFAQEDVGFLLSKDVKVIIAACNTVSAIALDKISGSYSVPIIGVLEPGAKAACRKTSNSRVGVIGTSATISSGAYTEHIRKNDSAVKVFTQACPLFVPIVEEGWENTELALIAARQYLSPLSANDIDTLVLGCTHYPLLKNTIKEAVGPHVSLVDSADEVSSLLKATLESNEILSEQKSEGWEKFFLSDIPPNFIGLAERFLGEQIKHVERAYL
- the smpB gene encoding SsrA-binding protein SmpB; this translates as MSEVKKIISKNRRAYHDYTIMNKIEAGIALVGSEVKSLREGSCSLGEGYVRIIDGEAYLLAVLIPVYDKSSAYVPDPMRKRKLLLNRKEIFRLKAKIEQEGLTAVPLMIYFNTKNMVKIEIGVARGKKLYDKREAIKKADVERDIRRKKWE
- a CDS encoding YhbY family RNA-binding protein; translation: MDAKTRKNLISAASKFKPIFSIGKSGITEILITEIGKALSARELVKIEINKNSLIELKTAAEEISAKTSSEIVRVIGRKIVIYRKKEKNDE
- the rfaE1 gene encoding D-glycero-beta-D-manno-heptose-7-phosphate kinase, yielding MDFNRASQISGGFSGKAVVVIGDVMLDEYIWGNVDRISPEAPVPVVDVVKESYQLGGAANVAHNLKALGAEVIPVGTIGRDTAGEKLAEILASLSISCDGIFREKDRNTTQKTRIIAHSQQVVRVDREKRSAITRSTSEAVIGFVEKTIPRCDAVLFEDYDKGLLGGELVKIILNVASSNLKPVFVDPKFDNFFEYRNVKLFKPNQKELSKATGLKCSTEEEIRIAVSVVIDRIGCDFLLLTLGEKGMRVFFRDKREPLIIPTKAREVYDVSGAGDTVISAVCLSLLSGADIEESAVIGSHAAAVQLKKIGAQTVNVNEILESFKKHED